The following coding sequences lie in one Streptomyces albofaciens JCM 4342 genomic window:
- a CDS encoding glycosyltransferase family 2 protein gives MLHEPEKGVGCAVDNGFRYAIAHGVTLLARTAADCLPHPGWTRCPRCPTAGRGPGVRAHRRAPGRARAARAGRLPRLVRIAALFGRIRPAHRRRHGYLAPYRMHAGNNMAITSELYEAVGGMPRRPSPTDRLFLNRVRRHTTAIVHARGMAVENSTRRLRAYGLIGTARWYLGQGPGRHGEDPR, from the coding sequence GTGCTGCACGAGCCGGAGAAGGGGGTGGGCTGCGCCGTCGACAACGGCTTCCGGTACGCCATCGCGCACGGTGTGACGCTGCTGGCCCGCACGGCTGCTGACTGCCTGCCGCATCCCGGCTGGACCCGGTGCCCGCGGTGCCCTACGGCAGGGCGCGGGCCTGGTGTGCGGGCGCATCGACGCGCGCCGGGACGAGCACGGGCCGCTCGGGCGGGCCGCCTTCCGCGCCTGGTCCGCATCGCCGCGCTCTTCGGCCGCATCCGCCCCGCCCACCGGCGCCGTCACGGCTATCTCGCGCCCTACCGAATGCACGCCGGCAACAACATGGCCATCACCAGCGAACTCTACGAAGCTGTCGGCGGAATGCCACGCCGTCCCTCCCCCACCGATCGGCTCTTCTTGAATCGGGTACGCCGCCACACCACCGCCATCGTCCACGCCCGCGGCATGGCGGTGGAGAACTCCACCCGCCGACTGCGCGCCTACGGCCTGATCGGCACCGCCCGCTGGTACCTCGGCCAAGGGCCCGGACGGCACGGGGAGGACCCTCGCTGA
- a CDS encoding LppU/SCO3897 family protein produces the protein MSALPPLSAPNASVKPANRTRGCLVLLGLILVIVGVVAAAVLLPDDASDEAGTLQVGECFQNTGTTKDPKVDKLGCTDSRASYKVLKTVKGGVSGTLECADVKGATGSLTQIGTESFVVCFADNKR, from the coding sequence GTGTCCGCCCTGCCGCCTCTGTCTGCCCCGAACGCTTCGGTGAAGCCCGCCAACCGCACACGCGGCTGCCTGGTGCTGCTGGGGCTGATCTTGGTTATCGTCGGCGTGGTAGCGGCTGCGGTTCTCCTGCCGGACGACGCCTCGGACGAGGCCGGAACATTGCAGGTGGGCGAGTGTTTCCAGAACACGGGGACCACGAAGGATCCGAAGGTCGACAAGCTCGGCTGCACGGACAGCCGCGCCAGCTACAAGGTGCTCAAGACCGTCAAGGGCGGGGTCTCCGGCACCCTTGAGTGTGCGGATGTCAAGGGCGCGACGGGCTCCCTCACACAGATCGGCACCGAGTCGTTCGTGGTCTGCTTCGCCGACAACAAGAGGTAG
- a CDS encoding type VII secretion target has protein sequence MIRKLQHRKWGVYMGNININSHAVRATGSDMSALSREVARKLNNSLEESQATGVANSVWGWECAQRLNSCALMWEEHMVGLAKKMGELGERLQESAGSYDARDEEAASRLRHGLNDLGKA, from the coding sequence ATGATCCGGAAACTGCAGCACCGGAAATGGGGGGTGTATATGGGCAATATCAACATCAATAGCCATGCTGTGCGAGCGACGGGCAGTGATATGAGCGCGCTGTCCCGGGAGGTGGCCCGCAAGCTGAACAACTCCCTGGAGGAGAGCCAGGCCACGGGGGTGGCGAATTCCGTCTGGGGCTGGGAGTGTGCCCAGCGCCTCAACTCCTGCGCACTGATGTGGGAAGAGCACATGGTGGGTTTGGCGAAAAAGATGGGCGAGCTGGGTGAGCGGCTGCAGGAAAGCGCCGGCAGCTACGACGCTCGGGACGAGGAAGCCGCTTCACGGCTGCGGCACGGCCTGAACGATCTGGGAAAGGCGTGA
- a CDS encoding SUKH-4 family immunity protein has protein sequence MTTTDRAMLESQFNADEIVTLPEEELGDLGHEPSRCFLREVGLPVRANPWFDLIDRSDLKLKKVGACYDDLNARWGNLPGNAADWVLIGMVPYDDIALDVATGTVLCLPQDEDEVYPLNKDLASFAHFLYLLEDERPNYDEEVNEDISLASAGEAGQRLAEQMRVIDPAALDIPHSRWHDILKWVSDPDAR, from the coding sequence ATGACGACCACCGACAGGGCAATGCTGGAGAGCCAGTTCAATGCAGACGAGATAGTCACCCTCCCGGAGGAGGAACTGGGTGACCTAGGGCATGAGCCCAGCCGGTGTTTCCTGCGTGAGGTGGGGCTCCCGGTCCGCGCCAACCCGTGGTTCGACCTGATCGACAGGTCCGACCTGAAGCTCAAGAAGGTGGGCGCGTGCTATGACGACCTGAACGCCCGCTGGGGGAACCTTCCCGGCAACGCGGCGGACTGGGTTCTGATTGGCATGGTCCCGTATGACGACATCGCCCTCGACGTCGCCACCGGTACCGTCTTGTGCCTCCCCCAGGACGAAGACGAGGTCTACCCGCTCAACAAGGACCTGGCCTCCTTCGCCCACTTCCTTTACCTGCTGGAGGACGAGCGTCCGAACTACGACGAGGAAGTGAACGAAGACATCAGCCTTGCGAGCGCAGGGGAAGCCGGTCAGCGTCTGGCCGAGCAGATGCGAGTCATCGACCCGGCAGCCTTGGACATCCCCCACTCCCGTTGGCACGACATCCTGAAATGGGTCTCTGACCCGGACGCCAGGTAA
- a CDS encoding LAETG motif-containing sortase-dependent surface protein: MKLHRVLATAVVTAVISPLTLLAAPAASATDQVPTPSATPSASAPATSSSTGADGTHGGDSAAGDMRSGEAAAKRPAAEPTPTASGAAKPSTTPSPTETGSTSCFPIFDADRGKTGLAGLPSKIVANSGWHEFTYRVTNVSRIAVRATDISLSLGTADPKLSDIAELDVTVQWFNPKTHAWKPIEGEGAKFQDSDDFATIKRLEPGEYADAKLRIKAGGKAKAGTGYFFTIGYSYGEDDRCGFDNISQFDFTVLSPHSKPGPVDDAQGKPVDGKGRSEKPGTAGNQTASHGGHDELPVSGTLAETGSSDRLPTLAAIGGAAVLAGAGAVVIARRRRTGSQA; this comes from the coding sequence ATGAAGCTCCACCGTGTCCTGGCGACTGCAGTTGTCACGGCCGTCATCAGCCCCCTGACCCTGCTCGCGGCCCCCGCCGCGTCTGCGACGGACCAGGTGCCGACGCCCAGTGCCACGCCCTCCGCGTCGGCCCCGGCCACCTCCTCGTCAACCGGCGCCGACGGCACCCACGGCGGTGACAGCGCTGCCGGCGACATGCGCAGCGGGGAGGCCGCCGCAAAGCGGCCGGCCGCTGAGCCGACGCCCACTGCCTCGGGGGCGGCGAAGCCGAGCACCACGCCGTCCCCCACCGAAACCGGTTCCACCTCCTGCTTTCCGATCTTCGATGCAGACCGCGGCAAGACGGGGCTGGCCGGTCTCCCGAGCAAGATCGTCGCCAATTCCGGCTGGCATGAGTTCACCTACCGCGTCACCAACGTCTCCAGGATTGCGGTGAGGGCGACCGACATCTCCCTCTCCCTGGGCACCGCCGACCCGAAACTCAGCGATATCGCCGAACTGGACGTCACGGTGCAGTGGTTCAACCCGAAGACACACGCCTGGAAGCCCATCGAAGGCGAGGGCGCCAAGTTCCAGGACAGCGACGATTTCGCCACCATCAAGCGGCTGGAGCCGGGCGAATACGCGGACGCCAAGCTGCGCATCAAGGCCGGCGGCAAGGCCAAGGCCGGCACGGGGTACTTCTTCACCATCGGGTACTCCTACGGCGAGGACGACCGGTGCGGCTTCGACAACATCAGCCAGTTCGACTTCACCGTCCTCTCCCCGCACAGCAAGCCCGGCCCGGTCGACGATGCCCAGGGCAAGCCCGTGGACGGCAAGGGCAGGTCGGAAAAGCCGGGCACCGCCGGGAACCAGACGGCGTCGCACGGCGGCCATGACGAGCTCCCGGTCAGCGGCACGCTCGCGGAAACCGGCTCCTCGGACAGGCTGCCCACCCTTGCCGCCATCGGGGGCGCCGCCGTCCTCGCCGGTGCCGGGGCCGTCGTCATCGCACGTCGCCGCAGGACCGGCTCCCAGGCGTAA
- a CDS encoding NUDIX domain-containing protein yields the protein MARTRSATAVGPDAQNPFGCEPAILIAAGEPLTRRFLQRPGQKPANPPASPGGHMDGGETSPAAAARELQEETGVTAPATDLPQRGAYDAIGRDARGRYATVASTATLPSPVTDSHESNLRFRNPCPAISHSLRHTTRHIRMSALARRVGMGGGGSQSSQGQNGERSCQYARERGAQS from the coding sequence GTGGCCAGGACGCGGTCGGCGACGGCGGTGGGCCCAGACGCCCAGAACCCCTTCGGCTGCGAACCCGCCATACTCATAGCTGCCGGTGAACCACTCACCCGCCGGTTCCTGCAACGCCCCGGCCAGAAACCGGCGAACCCGCCTGCTTCGCCGGGCGGTCACATGGATGGCGGGGAGACGAGTCCGGCCGCCGCCGCCCGCGAACTCCAGGAGGAGACCGGCGTCACGGCCCCGGCCACCGATCTGCCGCAGAGGGGCGCCTACGACGCCATCGGCCGCGATGCCCGCGGCCGATACGCCACGGTCGCCTCCACGGCCACCCTGCCCTCACCTGTTACCGACTCGCATGAAAGTAACCTGCGGTTTCGCAATCCATGTCCGGCCATCTCGCACTCACTGCGCCACACGACCCGTCATATACGCATGTCAGCGCTCGCGCGTCGTGTCGGCATGGGCGGAGGGGGCAGCCAGTCCAGCCAGGGCCAGAACGGCGAGCGAAGCTGCCAGTATGCGCGCGAGCGCGGCGCGCAGAGTTGA
- a CDS encoding TetR/AcrR family transcriptional regulator: MGRWPGGTQERLQEAAIELFTERGYERTTVAEIATRAGLTERTFYNHFADKREVLFPEQDSYIATVREAVGAAPAKQSPLDAVSAAFIAESDWFDQRREAAQRRRHLLDAHTDLREREWAKLAALGEAITAALRTRGIPDPAATLTAAVSVTAYQLAAARWLADPQYRTLGHHLHTSFEDLHRTARSW; the protein is encoded by the coding sequence ATGGGACGATGGCCGGGCGGCACGCAGGAACGACTGCAGGAAGCCGCGATCGAGTTGTTCACCGAACGCGGCTACGAACGCACGACCGTCGCCGAGATCGCGACGCGAGCCGGCCTGACCGAGCGCACCTTCTACAACCACTTCGCCGACAAACGCGAGGTGCTCTTCCCCGAGCAGGACTCGTACATCGCCACGGTCCGCGAAGCGGTGGGCGCGGCACCCGCCAAGCAGTCCCCGCTCGACGCGGTCAGCGCGGCATTCATCGCCGAAAGTGACTGGTTCGACCAGCGCCGGGAGGCCGCACAGCGCCGCAGGCACCTTCTCGACGCACATACCGATCTGCGAGAACGCGAATGGGCGAAACTGGCAGCCCTTGGTGAGGCGATCACCGCCGCGCTGCGCACACGGGGCATCCCCGACCCGGCGGCCACGCTGACCGCCGCGGTCTCCGTCACCGCATACCAGCTCGCCGCAGCCCGGTGGCTGGCCGACCCGCAGTACCGCACGCTCGGGCATCACCTGCACACGAGCTTCGAGGATCTGCACCGCACCGCACGCAGCTGGTAA
- a CDS encoding TIGR03564 family F420-dependent LLM class oxidoreductase, whose amino-acid sequence MRVGVFLGGTFAQEPGMTNLVDRAVEFAHEVADAGVRTVWFGQAADYDAPQLAGLVGRAEPRVCVGTSVVPMYPRHPLLLAAAAKTAQAAAAGRFRLGVGLGARTVLQPQFGLPYPPQIQHLREYLTALRPLLDGDDAAFVGETLASRPVGSTAVAGASPAVPVLVAAMGPRALAAAGELAEGTIPFLAGPRTLAEQIVPAVTEAAAAAGRPAPQIVAGVPAVVTDDAAAARDRVSAALDFYDSIPSYQKVIAAEGLSSAADLLIAGDEDTVTAGLRRYFDAGATEVMITHTDLFDAQDRARTWAVARLL is encoded by the coding sequence ATGAGGGTCGGAGTGTTTCTGGGAGGCACGTTCGCGCAGGAACCCGGCATGACCAACCTTGTGGACCGGGCGGTGGAGTTCGCGCACGAGGTGGCCGACGCCGGGGTGCGCACCGTGTGGTTCGGGCAGGCGGCGGATTACGACGCGCCCCAGCTCGCCGGGCTGGTGGGCCGGGCGGAACCCAGGGTCTGCGTAGGTACCTCGGTCGTGCCGATGTATCCTCGTCATCCGCTGCTGCTCGCGGCTGCGGCGAAGACGGCGCAGGCGGCTGCCGCAGGGCGCTTCCGGCTCGGCGTCGGACTCGGCGCGCGCACTGTTCTCCAGCCGCAGTTCGGCCTGCCGTATCCGCCGCAGATCCAGCACCTGCGCGAGTACCTCACCGCGCTGCGCCCGCTGCTGGACGGCGACGACGCCGCCTTCGTGGGGGAGACGCTGGCGTCGCGTCCGGTCGGCTCGACGGCCGTGGCCGGGGCTTCCCCGGCGGTCCCGGTGCTGGTGGCTGCGATGGGGCCGCGGGCCCTCGCGGCCGCGGGCGAGCTGGCCGAGGGAACGATTCCGTTCCTCGCCGGGCCTCGTACCCTCGCCGAACAGATCGTGCCGGCCGTCACCGAAGCCGCCGCCGCGGCCGGGCGGCCGGCCCCGCAGATCGTGGCCGGGGTGCCCGCGGTGGTCACCGACGACGCCGCAGCTGCCCGCGACCGCGTCTCGGCCGCCCTCGACTTCTACGACAGCATCCCGTCCTACCAGAAGGTCATCGCGGCCGAGGGGCTGTCGAGCGCGGCGGACCTGCTGATCGCCGGCGACGAGGACACCGTCACTGCCGGTCTGCGCCGCTACTTCGACGCCGGGGCCACCGAAGTCATGATCACCCACACCGACCTCTTCGACGCGCAGGACCGCGCTCGGACCTGGGCTGTCGCCCGGCTTCTGTGA
- a CDS encoding transposase, translated as MAGVIKASDPSWIGPFTGLSPRQFNKLITALRREGADPVRKGRPWSLPLEDRVLLVAAYWRTNLTLRQLAPLFGISKSAADRIVGHLGPALALQPRRRFRKNTVLIVDGTLVPTRDRAVAASSKNYRYSTNHQVVIDADSCLVVAVGKPLPDNRNDCRAWEDSGAKAAVGTTPMVIADGGYRGTGLTIPHYRRRKDEELPAWKEEHNASHRKVRARVEHAFAHMKSWKILRDCRLRGHGAHHAMLGIARLHNLTLTG; from the coding sequence GTGGCTGGTGTGATCAAGGCGTCGGATCCCTCGTGGATAGGTCCGTTCACCGGGCTGAGCCCACGGCAGTTCAACAAGCTGATCACCGCGTTGCGGCGCGAGGGCGCCGATCCGGTCCGCAAGGGCCGGCCGTGGTCGTTGCCGCTTGAGGACCGGGTGCTGCTGGTGGCCGCGTACTGGCGCACCAACCTCACCCTGCGCCAACTCGCCCCGCTCTTCGGCATCTCCAAGTCCGCGGCCGACCGGATCGTCGGCCACCTCGGACCGGCTCTCGCCCTCCAACCCCGGCGGCGGTTCCGCAAGAACACCGTGCTCATCGTGGACGGCACGCTGGTCCCCACCCGCGACCGGGCCGTGGCCGCCTCCAGCAAGAACTACCGTTACTCCACTAACCATCAGGTCGTCATCGACGCCGACTCCTGCCTGGTCGTCGCCGTCGGCAAGCCGCTGCCCGACAACCGCAACGACTGCCGGGCCTGGGAGGACTCCGGCGCGAAGGCTGCCGTCGGCACCACCCCCATGGTGATCGCAGACGGCGGCTACCGCGGTACCGGCTTGACCATCCCGCACTACCGCCGGCGCAAGGACGAAGAACTGCCCGCCTGGAAGGAAGAGCACAACGCCTCCCACCGCAAGGTCCGTGCCCGCGTCGAGCACGCCTTCGCTCACATGAAGAGCTGGAAGATCCTGCGCGACTGCCGCCTCAGAGGCCACGGCGCCCACCACGCCATGCTCGGCATCGCCCGCCTGCACAACCTGACCCTCACCGGATGA